The following DNA comes from Curtobacterium sp. 9128.
TGTCGATCGTGGTCGGGATCGCTCCGGGGTCGGTTGAGTTCTCGCGCTGGAACGACAGGAAGTCCCGCCACGCACGACGCTCGCCACCCGTCAGTCGCACGCCTTCCGGGACGAGCAGGGTGAGCGCCTCGGGATCGAGCTGCGACGGGATCACCCGGCTGACAGTGGGTGAACGCACGGGCTGTTCGCGCAGGTACTGGGCGTTCACGATGAGGACGTTGCCGTCGTCCGGACCGTGTTTCCCCGGATCCGGTGACGCTAGGTGGTCGGCGAGGATCGCCGACCCGGTGGCGTCCAGACGCGTGTACACGCCGGCCAGTCCGACCTCGGCCGCGTCCAGCTCGGCAATTGACGACTGGAACCGCAGCTGAACGTCGTCGAGCGATGTGCGCCACATGCCTCGCTCCGACGCGTCGTGTCGTGCGAGCTCGACGCTGCGCCACGTGGAGGCAGCTGCACCGGACGCCAGCGCGAGGGCGACGACGTTTCCGACCATCGCGACGGAGAGCAGGGTCCGCCACGGACGCTCGCCGGCGATGCTCCGCGTGATCGAGCTGGCCGGGACCACCGCCGCGGTGAGCGTCGCGAACGCCAGGACCACCGCGGACGCGACGATGCCGAGTCCTGCGGTGACGACGAACGTCCCGAGTCGAGCCCCACCGTTGACGATCGAGAGCACCGTGGCCGCGAGGCCGGTGCCGACGAGACCGCAGACCATGGCGCGTGCGGCGATCGCGACGGCATCGAGGCTCGCGGATCGCAGGACGCCGCGGCCGTGGGAGGCGGCGATCGCGACGGCGTTGCGGCGTGACGCCTGCCACCCGGCGACACCGATCACCATCGCGACCACGAGACACCCCGTGAGCGGGATCGCGGGGACCTCGCTGACGATCCAGAGCGAGACGAACAAGGGCGAGAGCGGGTTGACCGTCACTACGACACCAGAGTCTGACAACGATGTGGCGAACGCCCGCGCGGACACACTGCCGGCATCGGTGACGTACATCCCGTTGATCTGGTTGTCGGGCAGGGCCGTGAGCGGTCGGAAACTGGTGATGAGGGTGGGGTCGAATCCCGAGACCTCCTGGTCGAGGGCGCCGAATCCTTGAGCGGCTCCGCGGTTCGCGACGTACTCCGTTCGCCTGACCCCGGTTCCGGAGTCCGTCCGCTCTTCCTTCAGGACGGTCATGTCGTGCTCGGCGGCGGCGTCACGGACAAGGCGCTGGAAGGCGCCGTCCTGCGAAGCGTCGGAGTCCCACACGGTGATGATGTCGGTCGCGGCGGGTGCCAGGTCGTCGATGACTGCTGTGACGAGGAACGCGAGCCCGATGACGAGCGCGACGGTCCCCGCGATGAGTGTCCGGAACATGTCGGCGGAGCGGCTCCCGGATCGTCACCGATCCGGGAGCCGGGTCCTGATCGGCCTACTTGACGAACCGGTAGTAGGCGTTGTTGCCGGCGAAGGTCTTCGTGATGGACGACTTCGCCGTCGCGCCGCCCGCGGTGTCCGGACTCCGCGCCATGAGGCCCCGGCCGTTCTGGACCGACGATCCGTGCTTCCGCGACGGGTGGTAGAAGAACGAGTAGACGGTGTTGTTCGGGCCGTTCGTCCCGTACGTCCACGAGCCGCCGCCCTCCGGCGTCACCGTGTAGTTCGGTGCGATGGAACCGACGGACGGCATCGCCACGCCGTGTTCCTCGAGGACCGGGTTCGCGGTCGTCGGCGCTGC
Coding sequences within:
- a CDS encoding lactococcin 972 family bacteriocin, with protein sequence MRIRFITAALALAAAGALAVPTAASATPVAAPTTANPVLEEHGVAMPSVGSIAPNYTVTPEGGGSWTYGTNGPNNTVYSFFYHPSRKHGSSVQNGRGLMARSPDTAGGATAKSSITKTFAGNNAYYRFVK